A single window of Flavobacterium sp. 140616W15 DNA harbors:
- a CDS encoding helix-turn-helix domain-containing protein codes for MTHTDMPNKKIHQGRNIKRFREMLGIKQEALAFELGDDWNQKKISLLEQKEIIESDILAQVAHILKVPAEAIENFDEEQAVNVIANTFNDEAFIGNSGGTYNINPIEKIIQLHDEKIALYERMLKEKDEMMTRLEKLIQGK; via the coding sequence ATGACACATACTGATATGCCAAATAAAAAAATACATCAAGGTCGAAATATAAAACGTTTCCGAGAAATGCTCGGTATCAAACAAGAAGCACTCGCATTTGAACTTGGCGATGACTGGAACCAAAAGAAAATATCATTACTCGAACAAAAAGAAATCATAGAGTCAGATATACTTGCGCAAGTAGCACATATCTTAAAAGTACCTGCGGAAGCTATCGAGAATTTTGATGAAGAACAAGCTGTAAATGTTATTGCAAATACTTTTAATGATGAAGCGTTCATTGGTAATTCGGGCGGAACTTATAATATCAACCCAATCGAAAAAATAATTCAACTTCACGACGAAAAGATTGCTCTTTATGAGCGTATGCTAAAAGAAAAAGATGAAATGATGACAAGGTTGGAAAAATTGATTCAAGGGAAATAA
- a CDS encoding DUF294 nucleotidyltransferase-like domain-containing protein — protein MNTIAEHIADFLKEYPPFDNLTFQELSEIATNIRVINLEKHAVLFQINDPLHDSFYVVASGVINLSVIADAEETLLNKCHDGDIFGLRPFFAKNNYMMTAKAREESIVYAIPIAVFRPFVANNPDVLNFLLESFAANTRHTKDNSDFKGNHISDNIFYSDQQSEIQYIQSLSYNNSPLKAEANNIVKDVALRMTDAMVDNVVVCENNNPIGIVTDADLSSKIATGRFSIDETVDKIMSSPVVTVIENVSLAEAQLLMLKHNVSHLCVTKDGTSKSAVKGVISEHDLIVAQASNPGVLIKEIKRSQLPKDLKQIRDRLSDLIQNYIQKNIPISHISNIANEINLALIKRSVELSILEMGSPPARFAWLSIGSQGRKEQLLLTDQDSILIFEDVTAEKYRDVKDYFLQLAKRTTATLEKIGYDYCPNGHMASNMLWCKSLTDWTKQYNSWMNTPGENSNDLSSIFFDYEIVFGEPKIEEVIENVIFKNAVNNVLFFDFLGNDALRKNSPLSFFKKFNVEEEGPHKFKFDIKTRALMPLIDGARLLILSSNIKGIKNTYLRFKQLAITDSKHADVYLSCAEAFLTLSKFRTIEGLKNDDSGQYINLSELSKSDKDKLKNALAPMKELEELIKNKFQLTQFS, from the coding sequence ATGAATACAATTGCTGAGCATATTGCAGATTTCTTGAAAGAATATCCGCCATTCGATAATTTAACTTTTCAAGAGTTATCTGAGATTGCAACCAATATTCGCGTTATTAATTTAGAAAAACACGCTGTATTGTTTCAAATTAACGATCCCTTACACGATAGTTTTTATGTGGTTGCTTCAGGTGTTATAAATTTATCGGTAATTGCCGATGCTGAAGAAACTTTATTGAATAAATGCCATGATGGCGATATATTTGGTTTACGTCCTTTTTTCGCCAAGAATAACTATATGATGACTGCAAAAGCCAGAGAAGAAAGTATTGTGTATGCAATACCAATCGCTGTGTTTAGGCCTTTTGTTGCAAACAATCCAGATGTTTTAAATTTCTTATTAGAGAGTTTTGCTGCAAACACGCGTCATACTAAAGATAATTCAGATTTTAAGGGAAATCATATTTCAGATAATATATTCTATTCTGATCAACAGTCAGAAATACAGTATATACAGTCTTTAAGTTATAATAACTCTCCACTAAAAGCAGAAGCAAACAATATTGTTAAAGATGTTGCTTTGCGTATGACAGATGCTATGGTGGATAATGTTGTTGTTTGCGAGAATAACAATCCAATCGGAATTGTAACTGATGCCGACTTATCATCTAAAATTGCTACAGGTAGATTCTCCATTGACGAAACGGTAGATAAAATCATGTCCTCGCCTGTTGTAACTGTAATAGAAAATGTTTCTTTGGCAGAAGCGCAATTGTTAATGTTAAAGCATAATGTAAGTCATTTATGTGTTACTAAAGACGGAACTAGTAAATCGGCTGTAAAAGGAGTTATTTCTGAACACGACTTAATTGTTGCGCAAGCTAGTAATCCAGGAGTTTTGATAAAAGAAATTAAACGTTCACAACTGCCTAAAGATTTAAAGCAAATTAGAGATCGTTTATCAGATTTGATTCAGAATTATATACAAAAAAACATCCCGATTTCACATATAAGTAATATTGCAAATGAGATTAATTTGGCGTTAATAAAACGTTCAGTTGAACTTTCAATTTTAGAGATGGGGTCACCTCCTGCTCGATTTGCATGGTTAAGTATTGGAAGTCAAGGAAGAAAAGAACAGCTTTTATTGACCGATCAGGATAGTATTTTGATTTTTGAAGATGTTACTGCAGAAAAATACCGTGATGTAAAAGATTATTTCTTACAGCTTGCTAAAAGAACTACCGCAACATTAGAGAAAATCGGATATGACTATTGTCCAAACGGGCATATGGCAAGTAATATGTTGTGGTGTAAGTCATTGACTGACTGGACAAAACAATACAACAGCTGGATGAATACTCCAGGTGAAAACAGCAATGATTTAAGTAGTATTTTCTTCGATTATGAAATTGTTTTTGGAGAGCCGAAAATTGAAGAAGTGATTGAAAATGTAATATTTAAAAATGCTGTAAACAATGTTTTATTCTTTGATTTCTTAGGAAATGATGCATTGAGAAAAAACTCACCATTAAGTTTCTTTAAGAAATTTAATGTTGAAGAAGAAGGACCGCATAAGTTTAAATTCGATATTAAAACTCGTGCATTAATGCCTTTAATTGATGGAGCACGTTTACTAATATTAAGTTCGAACATAAAAGGAATTAAAAATACCTATTTAAGATTCAAGCAACTAGCAATTACAGATTCTAAGCATGCTGATGTTTATCTTAGTTGTGCCGAAGCTTTCTTAACCTTATCAAAGTTTAGAACTATCGAGGGATTAAAGAATGATGATTCAGGACAATATATCAACTTAAGCGAACTATCAAAAAGCGATAAAGACAAACTAAAAAATGCATTAGCTCCAATGAAAGAGCTAGAAGAGCTTATAAAAAATAAATTTCAACTGACCCAATTTTCGTAA
- a CDS encoding 3'-5' exonuclease, translating into MLEWLKNINKEYPDFWKEYLAKFETKSERFVVLSTETSGLNPTKDVILSIGSFAVVNNSIIIQDSFEAVLLQYKFFHDNGLTNEFIIESKMEKLPEPEALKALIEYIGNGVLVGHHINFDVEMINAALEKLDCGRLKNEALDVDVMYRKLHDINDRQFSLDELCDIYKIPKSERNSSSEDAYRIALLFLKLKSRLGIK; encoded by the coding sequence ATGCTAGAATGGCTGAAAAATATCAACAAAGAATACCCTGATTTTTGGAAAGAATACCTTGCTAAATTTGAGACTAAATCAGAGCGTTTTGTTGTGTTATCTACCGAAACATCTGGGTTGAACCCAACGAAAGATGTAATTTTATCTATTGGTTCATTTGCTGTTGTAAATAACAGTATTATTATTCAAGATAGCTTTGAAGCTGTCTTGTTACAATATAAATTCTTCCATGATAATGGACTTACAAATGAGTTTATTATTGAGAGCAAAATGGAAAAATTGCCAGAACCTGAAGCGCTTAAGGCATTAATAGAATACATTGGTAATGGCGTTTTAGTTGGGCATCATATAAATTTTGATGTAGAAATGATTAATGCTGCTCTAGAAAAACTGGATTGTGGAAGATTAAAAAATGAAGCGTTAGACGTGGATGTAATGTATCGTAAACTGCATGATATTAATGACAGACAGTTTTCTTTAGATGAATTGTGTGATATTTATAAGATACCAAAAAGCGAAAGAAACTCATCTTCAGAAGATGCCTATAGAATTGCATTATTGTTCTTGAAACTCAAATCGAGATTAGGGATAAAATAA
- a CDS encoding 4'-phosphopantetheinyl transferase superfamily protein yields MIGNDIVDLETAQRESNWKRKGFLDKIFTYEEQLLILNSKVPEIMVWNLWSRKEAAYKIYNRETKISGYFPTKLVCFYESPSSGTVSINNRLYYTQSIITKDYINTVAVTQKENLNRISVLDIETVIHKNHGIPYIIDSNTKTTIAVSISHHGRFIEYVRVI; encoded by the coding sequence ATGATCGGAAATGATATTGTAGATTTAGAAACTGCACAAAGAGAAAGTAATTGGAAACGCAAAGGATTTTTGGATAAGATTTTCACTTATGAAGAACAATTACTTATTCTAAACTCTAAAGTACCTGAAATTATGGTTTGGAATTTATGGAGCCGAAAAGAAGCTGCTTATAAAATATACAATCGCGAAACTAAAATAAGTGGCTATTTTCCAACTAAGTTAGTTTGTTTTTATGAAAGTCCTAGTTCTGGTACTGTATCAATAAACAACCGTTTATACTATACGCAATCTATAATTACAAAAGATTATATAAATACTGTTGCTGTCACTCAAAAAGAAAATTTAAATAGAATTTCTGTTTTAGATATTGAAACTGTCATTCATAAAAATCATGGCATCCCTTATATAATTGATTCTAATACAAAAACTACAATAGCTGTCTCTATCAGCCATCATGGGCGTTTTATTGAGTACGTAAGAGTTATATAA
- a CDS encoding acyl carrier protein, which translates to MNNQQLLTELKTIIKPYVKNDTAFENFTEDTNFITDLNINSANLVDIVLDVEEFFDIIIDNESMEKLVNAKAALSIIQSKLNENDRK; encoded by the coding sequence ATGAATAACCAACAACTATTAACCGAATTAAAGACAATTATAAAACCTTATGTAAAGAATGATACTGCTTTTGAAAATTTTACAGAAGACACAAATTTTATAACTGATTTAAATATTAATTCTGCCAATTTAGTCGATATTGTCCTAGATGTCGAAGAATTTTTTGACATTATAATCGATAACGAATCGATGGAAAAATTGGTTAATGCAAAAGCTGCTTTAAGTATAATCCAATCAAAACTAAACGAAAATGATCGGAAATGA